A segment of the Puntigrus tetrazona isolate hp1 unplaced genomic scaffold, ASM1883169v1 S000000747, whole genome shotgun sequence genome:
CGAGCAAACCTGCAGAAGACACGACAAagagtgagacacacacacacacactcacatacacacacacacacacacagagaacacaaacaaaaacagaaaaatagtgCAGAAAGTGTTGGCAACTGAACTCATTGTGTTCCCTAGCCTGTGAATTTTGGAGAGTGTATTGTAGTTCTGTGGTGAGTTTAttgttgaattattattattgtgtgtgtgtgtgtgtgtgtgtgtgtgtgtgggttagTTGCGCTCATACAGCCGTCACACACTGATGCCCGACGCCGAGGACGACTGGAGCGAGACACGTCTTAAGAAGCAGCGCGAGGAGATGGAGAGACGGGTGAGTGACACAAGAACACAACAACCAggaaatattttactgtacttcTCATATTACACCATCAACTATAACATTACCACAACTACTTCAGTTCAAATATTTCACTAtactatgatttaaaaaaactgtagtatttactataaattattgcattattttttgtttcaactGATTtcaacagttttgttttaaaatgaggctgcactaaaaaaataatattgcactttaattaatgtttcaaatttaaattaagatcatcaagtatgtgtgtgtgtgtgtgtgtgtgtgtgtgtgtgtgtcacactcACAGATGAGCCACTTTCTGACGGTTCCTGCTCCTCCGGTGAGAAAGCTGGAGTCAGGAGAGCGTCTCAGATCCGGCTCCTTCTTCTTCTCTGAGCGTGTCAGTGCTGGAGATGAGAGCATCAGACGTAAGCCCAGCGTGGTCAAGTTCTCTCTGGAGGAGAAGAAGCCTCAT
Coding sequences within it:
- the LOC122335312 gene encoding Na(+)/H(+) exchanger beta-like, coding for MPDAEDDWSETRLKKQREEMERRMSHFLTVPAPPVRKLESGERLRSGSFFFSERVSAGDESIRRKPSVVKFSLEEKKPHRGPEHLLEEDEELIHHRP